In the genome of Hymenobacter cellulosivorans, one region contains:
- a CDS encoding S9 family peptidase translates to MRKPFLAALAFLPLAAAAQQSVLTPEKLWQLGRLGEMQVSPDQKMVAFTVTRYSLGDNKGSADIYLVPVAGGAVKQLTNTPAVSENTLNWRPDGKLTFLSGEGGTDQLYVINADGSGKQQLSQFPKEGLSNLKYAPKGNFILYTQDVKTGKEVKDWYPDLPKADARIIDDLNYRHWNVWDDYKVSHVFFQPVGADGKPTGYGKDAMQGEKFDAPLQPLAGSEQLAFSPDGYSVAYTSRKLTGKAEAESTNSDIYLYSIRDGKTENLSQGLEGYDIEPVFSPDGSKVAWLSMATPGFESDRNGIVVYDFKTKQREDITKGSEQAAANIRWSADGKTIYFASVIQGTDQIFSVPSKGGKVKQLTKGAQNYNSFELAGKDQVIANKTTISSPADLVRVDLKTGKETPLTSINKDELGGLKMGKVESRQVTTTDGKQMLVYVIYPPDFDPSKKYPTLLYCQGGPQSPVTQSFSYRWNFQLMAANGYIVVAPNRRGLPGFGTEWNNSISGDWGGQPIRDYLSAIDDVSKEAYVDKDRRGCVGASYGGYSVYYLAGHHQGRFKTFIAHAGLFNLTSWYPSTEEMFFAKHDIGAAPWEMPQHKSYTDFNPQQFVGKWDTPILVIHGGKDFRVPEGQGMEAFGSAQLRGIPSRFLYFPGEGHWIQKPQNAVLWNRVFFDWLGRTLKPDAQAAK, encoded by the coding sequence ATGAGAAAACCTTTCCTTGCCGCGCTGGCCTTTCTGCCCCTGGCCGCCGCGGCCCAACAATCGGTACTGACGCCGGAGAAGCTCTGGCAGCTGGGCCGCCTGGGCGAAATGCAGGTGTCGCCGGACCAGAAAATGGTGGCCTTCACCGTGACGCGCTATAGCCTGGGTGATAACAAGGGCAGCGCCGATATCTACCTGGTGCCCGTGGCCGGCGGCGCCGTAAAGCAGCTGACCAACACGCCGGCCGTTTCCGAAAACACGCTGAACTGGCGGCCCGACGGCAAGCTCACCTTCCTCTCGGGCGAAGGCGGCACCGACCAACTCTACGTCATTAACGCCGACGGCTCGGGCAAGCAGCAGCTTAGCCAGTTTCCGAAAGAGGGCCTGAGCAACCTCAAGTACGCGCCCAAGGGCAACTTTATCCTCTACACCCAGGACGTGAAAACGGGCAAGGAGGTCAAGGACTGGTACCCCGACCTGCCCAAGGCCGACGCTCGCATCATCGACGACTTGAACTACCGCCACTGGAACGTGTGGGACGACTACAAGGTCTCCCACGTGTTCTTTCAGCCCGTCGGGGCCGATGGCAAGCCGACCGGCTACGGCAAGGACGCCATGCAGGGCGAGAAGTTTGATGCGCCCCTGCAGCCCCTGGCGGGCTCCGAGCAGCTGGCCTTTTCCCCCGACGGCTACTCGGTGGCTTACACCTCGCGCAAGCTCACGGGCAAGGCCGAGGCCGAAAGTACCAACTCCGACATCTACCTCTACAGCATCCGGGACGGCAAAACTGAAAACCTGAGCCAAGGCTTGGAAGGCTACGACATTGAGCCTGTGTTTTCGCCCGACGGCTCGAAAGTAGCCTGGCTGAGCATGGCCACGCCGGGCTTCGAGTCGGACCGCAACGGCATTGTGGTCTACGACTTCAAGACCAAGCAGCGCGAGGATATTACCAAGGGCTCGGAGCAGGCCGCGGCCAATATCCGCTGGAGCGCCGACGGCAAAACCATCTACTTCGCCAGCGTCATTCAGGGCACCGACCAGATTTTCTCGGTGCCCAGCAAAGGTGGCAAAGTCAAGCAGCTCACCAAGGGCGCTCAGAACTACAACTCGTTTGAGCTGGCCGGCAAAGACCAGGTTATTGCCAACAAAACCACCATCAGCAGCCCCGCCGACCTAGTGCGCGTGGATCTGAAAACCGGCAAGGAAACCCCGCTAACATCTATCAACAAGGACGAGCTGGGCGGCCTGAAGATGGGCAAGGTGGAAAGCCGGCAGGTAACGACCACCGACGGCAAGCAAATGCTGGTCTATGTCATCTACCCGCCCGACTTCGACCCAAGCAAGAAATATCCGACCCTACTCTACTGCCAGGGTGGCCCCCAGAGCCCGGTCACCCAGAGCTTTAGCTACCGTTGGAACTTCCAGCTGATGGCCGCCAACGGCTACATCGTGGTGGCCCCAAACCGCCGCGGCCTACCGGGCTTCGGCACCGAGTGGAACAACAGCATCAGCGGCGACTGGGGCGGGCAGCCCATCCGGGACTACCTCTCGGCCATTGACGACGTGAGCAAGGAGGCCTACGTAGACAAGGACCGCCGCGGCTGCGTGGGGGCTTCGTACGGGGGCTACTCGGTGTATTACCTGGCGGGTCATCACCAGGGTCGGTTCAAGACCTTTATTGCCCACGCTGGCCTGTTTAACCTAACCAGCTGGTACCCCAGCACCGAGGAAATGTTCTTTGCCAAGCACGACATCGGGGCTGCACCCTGGGAAATGCCGCAGCACAAGAGCTACACCGACTTTAATCCCCAGCAGTTCGTGGGCAAGTGGGATACGCCCATCCTGGTAATTCACGGCGGCAAGGACTTCCGGGTACCCGAGGGCCAGGGCATGGAAGCCTTCGGCTCGGCCCAGCTGCGCGGCATCCCCAGCCGCTTTTTGTACTTCCCCGGCGAAGGCCACTGGATTCAGAAGCCCCAGAACGCGGTGCTCTGGAACCGGGTGTTTTTCGACTGGCTGGGCCGCACGCTCAAGCCCGACGCTCAAGCGGCAAAGTAA
- a CDS encoding LysR substrate-binding domain-containing protein, which translates to MPDFRLRVFQSVARHLSFTKAAQELFITQPAITKHIRELERSYGQRLFERRGNRVTLTEAGRLLLTHADAVETLHQQLTDQLHGLHAEAAGRLRLGASTTLAQYVLPPILPGFQARYPHVELTLYNGNSEQIAESLLYGHIDLGFVEGQVKNRDLHYEPVLDDELVAVRRATLTGPPQVPLPLAEAMRHPLVLRERGSGTLEVLEFALRAQKIKLADLQIALYLDNTEAIKSYLEAASHCLGFISKQALKKDIEASRLEIVPVENLSLKRQFEAVWLQGQPLAVPARRFLLYAQQTLSTD; encoded by the coding sequence ATGCCCGATTTTCGTCTTCGCGTTTTTCAGTCGGTGGCCCGACACCTAAGCTTCACCAAAGCCGCCCAGGAGCTGTTTATCACCCAGCCTGCCATTACCAAGCATATCCGGGAGCTGGAGCGCAGCTACGGGCAGCGGCTGTTTGAGCGCCGCGGCAACCGTGTTACCCTCACCGAAGCCGGCCGCCTGCTGCTTACCCACGCCGACGCCGTCGAAACCCTGCACCAGCAACTCACCGACCAGCTCCACGGCCTGCACGCCGAAGCGGCCGGCCGCCTGCGCCTGGGCGCCAGTACCACGCTGGCCCAATACGTGTTGCCGCCCATTCTGCCCGGCTTCCAGGCCCGCTACCCCCACGTCGAGCTGACGCTCTACAATGGCAACTCCGAGCAAATTGCCGAATCCCTGCTCTACGGCCACATCGACCTGGGCTTCGTGGAGGGTCAGGTTAAAAATCGCGACCTGCACTATGAGCCCGTGCTGGACGACGAGCTGGTAGCTGTGCGCCGGGCCACGCTCACCGGGCCGCCCCAGGTGCCGCTGCCCTTGGCCGAAGCCATGCGTCACCCTTTGGTGCTGCGGGAGCGGGGCTCGGGTACTTTGGAAGTGCTGGAGTTTGCCCTACGGGCTCAGAAAATCAAGCTGGCCGATTTACAGATTGCCCTCTACCTCGACAACACCGAAGCTATTAAGTCTTACCTGGAGGCGGCTTCTCACTGTCTGGGGTTTATTTCCAAGCAAGCCTTGAAGAAGGATATCGAAGCCAGCCGACTGGAAATTGTGCCCGTCGAAAATCTGAGCTTAAAGCGGCAGTTTGAGGCCGTGTGGCTGCAAGGGCAGCCGCTGGCAGTGCCGGCCCGGCGCTTCCTGCTGTATGCCCAACAAACGCTGAGCACGGATTAG
- a CDS encoding YeiH family protein, giving the protein MKVSHPAPPVLPHPAEARSAFAAFLTQPFFIFGLPVTLQQLIFAGAVLVCVSPLGSPPLALLLGLLVALVVGNPFLSLSRKVTSKLLQWSVIGLGFGMNAQAAVQAGREGVLFTVASIGTTLVLGYFLGRWLKLNPKTSHLIASGTAICGGSAIAAVGPVLKADESQMSVALGAVFILNSIALFVFPALGHELHLSQNQFGLWCALAIHDTSSVVGAASHYGDQALQIATTVKLARALWIIPVALGTAFLFKTPGAKLKLPYFILGFIGAMLLNTYVPALQPLAPVAVKLAKIGLTLTLFLIGAGLSAQVLRSVGVRPFVQAVLLWVVISVASLYAILHTVS; this is encoded by the coding sequence GTGAAAGTTTCCCACCCCGCCCCACCCGTACTGCCCCACCCGGCGGAAGCCCGCAGCGCGTTTGCGGCTTTCCTAACGCAACCTTTCTTCATTTTTGGCTTACCCGTCACGCTCCAACAGCTGATTTTTGCTGGGGCCGTGCTGGTGTGCGTGTCGCCGCTGGGTTCTCCGCCCCTGGCGTTGCTGCTCGGGCTGTTAGTGGCTTTAGTCGTCGGTAATCCATTCCTGAGCTTGAGCCGCAAAGTGACCAGCAAGCTGCTGCAGTGGTCGGTTATCGGGCTGGGCTTCGGCATGAATGCCCAGGCGGCAGTGCAGGCCGGGCGCGAAGGTGTCCTGTTTACAGTGGCCTCCATCGGCACTACGCTAGTGCTGGGGTATTTTCTGGGCCGTTGGCTGAAACTGAATCCTAAAACTTCCCACCTTATTGCCAGCGGCACCGCCATTTGCGGGGGCAGCGCCATTGCCGCCGTGGGCCCGGTGCTCAAAGCCGACGAGTCGCAGATGTCGGTGGCCCTGGGTGCGGTATTTATCCTCAATTCCATTGCCCTGTTCGTGTTTCCGGCGCTGGGCCACGAGCTGCACCTGAGCCAAAACCAGTTTGGCCTCTGGTGCGCCCTTGCCATTCATGATACCAGCTCGGTGGTGGGCGCAGCCAGCCATTACGGCGACCAGGCCCTACAGATTGCCACCACCGTGAAGCTGGCCCGCGCCCTGTGGATTATCCCGGTGGCTCTGGGTACGGCCTTTCTTTTCAAAACGCCCGGCGCCAAGCTTAAGCTACCTTATTTCATTCTGGGATTTATCGGGGCCATGCTGCTCAATACCTACGTGCCGGCCCTGCAGCCCCTGGCGCCGGTAGCCGTGAAGCTGGCCAAAATCGGCCTGACGCTGACTTTGTTCCTGATTGGGGCTGGGCTCTCGGCCCAAGTGCTGCGCTCGGTAGGTGTACGGCCCTTTGTGCAGGCCGTGCTGCTGTGGGTAGTTATTTCGGTGGCCTCACTCTACGCCATCCTGCATACAGTTAGTTAG